The DNA sequence TATTCCTGTGCTTTCTGCGCCAGATAATAAGGATCTACCCCGATACAGTGTCCGCCAACCAAACCCGGTTTAAAAGGAAGAAAGTTCCATTTGGTGCCCGCTGCTTCTAAGACATCATGGGTATCAATACCCATTAAGTTAAAGATCTTCGCCAGTTCATTCACAAAAGCAATATTAATATCACGCTGTGAGTTTTCAATGACTTTGGCCGCTTCTGCTACTTTAATCGTCGGTGCTAAATGCGTTCCTGCCGTAATCACCGCTTTATAAATATCATTGACTACCACCCCAATTTCAGGCGTAGAACCTGAAGTCACTTTTAGAATTTTTTCTACGGTATGTTCTTTATCTCCCGGGTTAATCCTTTCTGGCGAATACCCTGCAAAGAAATCAACATTGAATTTCAAGCCCGATACTCTTTCCACCACGGGAATACAGTCTTCTTCTGTCGCTCCCGGATACACGGTAGATTCGTAAATCACAATATCTCCTTTTTTCAATACTTTACCAACGGTTTCACTCGCTTTAATTAAAGGCGTCAAAACCGGACGGTTATTTTTGTCCACCGGCGTCGGTACGGTAATTATATAAATATTAGAGTCTGCAATATCTTGAAGATCATAAGAACAGTACAATCCTTTCTCCTCTTTTGTAGGATTGGTAATAACGAGGGCAGATTTTAGAAGTTCATCTGATACTTCCAAGGTATCATCGTGTCCTTTGGTTAATTCCTCAACACGAGATTGGTTGATGTCGAATCCAACTACGGGAAATTGAGTGGCGAATAATCTTGCAAGTGGTAAACCCACATATCCTAATCCTAATACTGTTATTTTATGCTGCATACTATAAAGGCGCTACCGCCATGTTTTATTTACTATTCTACAATCCTCTTCAATTCCTATGCATAGGGCAATGAATTGGGTTTCGGGGTGCTCATTTCTGTTTACTTGGAGGCAAATACAATGAAATCAGCTACTTGTTTTGCATTTTTTTTCGTGGTGCAAAAGTAAGAAAAGTTAATGAGATGTGGTGGTGTTTTTTTGAGGTTCTTTTGTGGGTGGCGTTATTTATTTGTTTATGGAGGGGGTGAGGGATGTTGGGTGATGGGCAAAATATGGATGATTGTTGAGATCGGCGGAATAGGTGAGCGTTTTAAATACTAATCGCACTAATGGTTTTCACTAATGACACTATTAAAGTTTATCAAGCTTACTAGATCATGGATAATTGAAGAACATAAAAACTGAACCACTCAAAAAATACTATCTCCGCATTTTACTTGGCTCTTTTTTAAACACATCAGTCACATGAGTTGGAGTGAGGGCAAAGAGCATATAAGTTTTGGTTTCGCTAGTGAACGGAATGTAATTTACAAATTATGTTCTTTTCTCTGTTCTTTTGTCTTGAAACAAAAGAACCAAAAGTTCAAGACCTGGATCTTTTTACTAAAAAAAGTAAATTTCTTCTAAGAAAATCCCCAAACTTGCGCGGAAATGAAAGTTGCGCTTCGATGTTAAATTTTTGCCCGCGCTTCAAACACTGGGGATTTTTATGTTTGCTTATTGAAAAATACTGTTGGAAGAAATTTTCTTTTTTCTTAACGTAAAAATCTCCTAAG is a window from the Kaistella flava (ex Peng et al. 2021) genome containing:
- a CDS encoding nucleotide sugar dehydrogenase, translated to MQHKITVLGLGYVGLPLARLFATQFPVVGFDINQSRVEELTKGHDDTLEVSDELLKSALVITNPTKEEKGLYCSYDLQDIADSNIYIITVPTPVDKNNRPVLTPLIKASETVGKVLKKGDIVIYESTVYPGATEEDCIPVVERVSGLKFNVDFFAGYSPERINPGDKEHTVEKILKVTSGSTPEIGVVVNDIYKAVITAGTHLAPTIKVAEAAKVIENSQRDINIAFVNELAKIFNLMGIDTHDVLEAAGTKWNFLPFKPGLVGGHCIGVDPYYLAQKAQEYGYHPEIILAGRRLNDSMGQYVASQVIKTMIKKDIAVNNAKILMLGITFKENCPDVRNTKIVDVISALEDYGTCVTTYDPWANSLEVQHEYGIESTAEIPTEKFDAIILGVAHQQFLELDIEQFKKEKAIIFDVKGVLENSDCSL